The DNA window gattagtatgtcgcgtctgaagtctatttaacacgtcgttcctattacctaagaatggttaggttatattacgcaaggtgtgcgtgaaaagtgacgctagataagtatgtcgtgtctaaaggctctttaatgcgtcgttccgattatctgagcatggttaggttataatacgcaaagtttgcgtgaaaagtgatgctagattagtatgtcgcgtgtcaaggctctttaacgcgtcgttccgattacctaagcatggttgggttatagtacgcaaagtgtgcgtaaaaaggatcaatagattagtatgtcgcgtctcaagtctctttaacgcgttgttcctattacctaagcatggttaggttatattactgaaagtgtgcgtgaaaagtgacgctagattagtatgtcccgtctcaaatctcttttacgcgttgttccggttacctaagcatggttaggttctattactcaaagtgtgcgtaaaaagtgacgctcgattagtatgtttcgtctcaagtctctttaacgcgtcgttttgctTATCAtacatatctcgcgtcacaagtctctttaacgcgccgtcccgattacctgagcatggttaggttatattacgcaatgtgtgcgtgaaaagtgacgttagattagtacgtcgtgtctcaagtctctctaacgcgtcgtaccagTTTCCTAAggatggctaggttatattacgcaaagtgtgcgtgaaaagtgagactagattagtatgttgcgtctcaagtctccatacaCGTCGTTCcgctaagcatagttatgttatattacgcaaagtgtgcataaaaagtgacgctagatcaatattgcgcgtctcaagtctctcgaacgcgtcatttcgattatcatgcttatgtcgcgtcacaagtctctctaacgcgtcgtttcgattacctaagcatggttgggttattatattaggcaaagtgtgcgtgaaaaatgacaatagattagtatgtgttcacctggaaatattccggactcgaatctttgaatttataatcgggatcggtttgaggtttgatactttaacgaacctatgtagatattcgcagggcttgtttggttaaaaacacttaaccacgtgatctaacaagtaataatctgggagttataaactcaggcgagattaataccgaaaactactcctaaattaaaacaatccggagattgcgagataaaaagcactgggcttggtttttgattgattgatttgttgatacaaaaataatgaatctctgagctatttatagctcctcatactCAAGACTCCTAATCGAACTAAGACTAAAACTCTAATagaaaatcactcctaatgagctacaaattcctataaaacagaaaaagcaataataaaaaggCTTTTCGTTGGGCCTGGATCCCTAACATGCCCACATGAAGTTCTACCCAGTAATTtcctgggccggtgtaaacaatgcccccaacaagcctgaAACAACTATTTTTGGGCTTGTTCTTTTCCTTCTCCTTACCTGGCCCAGCAACGAAGCCCAAGACTCTGagattgaaaaaatttaaaggggtgcgcatctatcGACTTCTCGGTACCCCCTTCGTGCCACGTCATTACCAGCTGTCACCCACGATGTCACGTTTTGGCCCCACGACCTTTCGGCTCTCttcaattttgtcttttaagaaaaacaagACCTCATTTTCTCACTTACTTACTCTCTCTGCATTTGTGAAACTTCTCTCTCTAGACAAATCTCGAGTGCTCTCCGTATCGCTGCTTGGTAAGTAACTACCCTCGCCCTTCATATATTTGAATCGCCCCTCCAAATATTCGTCTAACTGAGGTACTCCATTCTGCAGTTATCATGGCTGCTCCTAATGACGCTATCGCCGCTCAAGTGACCGACAAGATGAATGAAATCCACGCTGCTGCTCCAAATACCGATCTTCAGGTAATAGTAAAAACCAACGACGACAAAGAATGTGTCGGTCCAATACTTGTTTCGCCCAGTCATCTCTGCGAAATTGCTACTCCTTTTCACGAAGAAGTCCCACCACGATTCTCACTCGCCCACCAGTCTTCCATTTGGGTGAACACAATGTTTAGGAACTGGCCGACAGAGCAGAAGGGTTATCAAGAATGGGTAAACCGATTAAAACCTCACTTCGGCCAACTGTGGAAAGATGTTGGCATATACGACATGATCGGCCTTTGCAAGGCGAGCAGACCAATAGCGAAGCATTATATCATGGGGGCTTCCCTCTTCTGGTCGTCCGCTGTCAACTGCTTCTGCTTCAAGTTTGGTATGATGACCATCACTCTCCTGGATATGGCTACAATCTTGAACATCCCCGTAATCGGCGAACGTATCTCGCCCAACCTGGACGCCGAAATCCCTGCTTTTAAACTGACAAAGGCCCAACGGAGCTACGGTCCCTTCGTCAAACTTTTTATGGGCGAAGAACACTACAAGCCAGACACAAAAGAACACATTGCCTTCCTCGCCTTCTTCGTGGCAAAGTTTGTTCTCTGCACCTCATCATTCAGAGTCACAACTGACTGCTTCGCACTTGCCACTGCTCTGGCCGAAGGACGGAAATGCAATTTGGGCGAATTCATGCTGGCTCATTTGTACAGAAGTCTGAATGAGATCGCTCCTCATGCCGAAAAACGGATCTTCCAATGCCCCAGTGGTCCACTGTTGGTCCTGCAATTATGGCTCGCCCTCTATTTTCCGGAGCTCTTCGAAATCGGCCCTCATATTAAAGACGATTTGTGTGGCTACCAACTGATCGCTGCTGGTACCCGTCTCCCCCATATTTTGGATGTTCTGGAGGTGTTTACCAACTCCGTTCGTACCTCAGAGCTTCTTTGCCCAATTCTGACTCGAAAGTATCCCCCATCTTGGTTATACCTCGGCTGGGATAGTGACGATACAGAAGAAGCAATGGCCGACCCTAAATGGAAACTTGGAGGTCAATATTGGGGTAGCTCCTTAAAGAGCAGGAATTTAATCGCCGGTTTGGAATACAACCGCAGTAGTATAGAGGCATACTGCCCTAACTATGTGGCTCGGCAGTTCGGCTATAACCAAGGAATTCCTtgtcctttattgatctccgtcaataatcgcgggacctACAGACCTTCATTAGAAAACTATGCCGACTTGCAATTCATAACTCGCCTTAATAGAGCCTATCTTCCCCCCATATCAGAAATTTCTCGCCCTTCTACCTCACCAAAGTGTACCCCTGAATTTGATAGCTGGTGGGCTTCAGTCGTAGAATCGTGTTTCGACCTCTCTCCAAAAGAAATCCTCTCTCTTCATAGTTTTTCTTTACCTCCTTTATCAAGAAACCCAACTCATGCCGAtctgtttcttttgcaggcaccGAAACGTCCAAAATATGAAGGTAACCTATTccatctttttgaaatttctaggttcaaacgtttttataaatttaaatatgaccCATTAGATCGGCCAGGCATGAACCTTAGGATGCAGCGTCATAGGCGAATTGCTAGGACTAAGTTCAACGAAAAGATGAAAAAAGTTTGGAAAGATAAGTACGAAAAAACCTATTCTTATGAATTCTTCCTATCCCATATTCGCCCTAAATTCAAATATAAGAGTCCACCAGTTCCTAAGTGTAACATGTCCACCCCTAATCCAATTAAACTGCCTAAAAAACGAGTAAAAAAGTCTAAGCCGATCATAAATAGCGAAGGGGTCACTTATACTGGCATCAGATGTCCCTCTGATGTCGAGGCGATAAGTGAACTGATCAAAAATGGCTACACTAGAATACCAGGTAACAAAGATATCATTTCGCCTTTGAAAGTTTTCTTTATTTCATACTAACTTGCTGTTTTGCAGTTGGCGTGCCGAGGTGAGCGAAAGGAGATGTTTATGACACAGACGGTGAAGATCCGCCAGAAGCAAAGAAATCCCGGCGCAAACGTCCGGCGTCCAAGAAATCGTCCAAGAAGGAGCCAAAGGAGCCAAAACCGAAGAAAATGAGGACTGAACTTTCTGGGTCTCGCCTTTTTGATCCCACTCCTTCTGATCCTGAAACAAATCGCTCTTCCAGGAGCGCTCATTCCTCTTCAAGGGGTGATACCCAAACAGGGGACGATCACACTTGCGACGAAGGAATCTCCTTGACGGAAAACCGCTCTTCTCAAAAAGCATCGTCCGAAGTCGCCCCGACGGTGTCACAAATGCTTAACTTCTCTCCGCTCCCTACTCTGCATTCGCCACTTGGTTCGGACCTGGTGAACCTCCCGGCTCGTCTTGCTGCTAAAACCAAGGTACCTTATTCTTGCTTATTATCGCCTTAACAATAGCCCTATCAGCTAATCTTCTATTGTGGCAAAACATGGCAGATACCGGATGATACCCCGGCGAAGCACGACGACCTGGCAGCGAAAGCAGCGGCCTTCCTCAACTCTGATAGTGAGGAAGAAGAGATGCCTACATCGGAGAGTGAGGTACAGGCCGAAGTGACGAGTGGGCCTTCTGAAGGCTGGGGCGATCACCTGGACGTCGTTGGCTCTTTAAAGTCCCAAGGTGTGGCGATCTTCAAGTCACTTGACGACTTTGATCGTCTCAAAAAAGCTGCGGCTGCCCTGGCCGATGCTCCTCCAGAGATTTTAAACGAGAAGGCTCGTGGTGCCATGGTCAAGCTGTCTGCGTCGCTCCCCGCATTCCAAAAGATTTATGATGAGGCGACGCAGATCCAAACAGATCATGACCAACTGACCCTTCAGGAGGCCGAAGCAAGGGAGAAACTGGAAACGCTCAAGGCTTCCGTAAAATCAGCCGTCTCGACCTTGACTACTCGCCGGGACCATGCCAAGGAGCTGCGTGACAAAATTTCGGCCTTGAAGCTCGAGCTGGAGACTGAAGAGAAGAGCATAGGCGAACTGGAAGCTGCCATGGACAAAAGTTTGCTCGAAGGGGTCGGTGTGAAGAAGAGCCGGAACGAGCTGAAACAAAGCCTCGCCAAGATGAAGCCGAAGGTAGACGAAGCCCGAAAGTCTTTCAGTACAGTTCGTAGTGAGCTTGGCgatatttttagccatttttaattttttcaagtCCAGAACAATGTTactgttttctttttctaattttgtAACACTTTGAATCGCACTACTTTTTGATCGGCCAGGGGCCGTATCTGTTTGGTTTGGATAATTATATTCGGCCAGAAAGCCGAAAGTTTTATTATCATATAGCAAATGTCTGTTAATGCTTGATTGTTACTTTCATATTATCGGTCTGTGTTTGGTCcgatatcatattatatatataaaacattataaaaacaattacaaaatgttgagaaaaacggtggacccgttgaaaaaactcaactaaTGTGAACCGCCGAAGCATTTACGGTACTACCAAATGATCGGCGTTTTCATAATGTCGCCGAGCACTTCGTGAATTTTAACTTTCCAGGATGCTCGGCGGCAGTTTATAAGCAAAACTATTCTTCGTTGGCTCCAAATAACCGACGGTCTACACCCTCCCAACAAACAACTAGGGACGTATTTTTTCAGGAACTGACCGTTGATCGCCCTGTCGTGTTCTTCCCCATCGATGTTCGCCAACCAGTAAGCGCCGCCTGTTAACTTGTTGACCACAatgaaggggccttcccagttggGGCTCCATTTTCCCAGTCGAGTATCTTTATGGCCGATAGGCAAGACTGCCTTCCACACTATGTCGCCCACCGAAAATGTCTTTCGTTTTACTCGTTTGTTGTAAGCCCTctcgacccttcttttctggGCTTCAAGGTGATCTAACGCCGTCAAACGTTCTTCGTCAAGGTCAAGAAAATCTATCACCATCTTGTCGAAGTAATCGTCTTTAGACAATTCACTGTGGTATCTACGGCGAGTAGACGTGACAGTcagctccattggcaacatcgcATCATAGCCATATACCAGTCTGAAAGGCGAAGTCCCAGTAGCCGACTTCTGACTGGTTCTATTTGCCCAAACGGCTTCTGATAAAAACACATGCCATTGTTttgggttttcttcaatcatgTTTTGAACTATGAGATTGGTAGCTTTGTTCGTGGCTTCGGCTTGTCCGTTGGCTTGGGTGTAGTACGGTGTTGAATGtaacatttttatcttcatttgggaGGCCTACCAACTTATGTCGCCTCCtgtgaacatcgtcccttgatctGTGGTTATAGACTCGGGTAACCCGTGTCGGTGGACGATGTATTCTTTGAAGAACTTGATCACCGCTTCCTGTGTCGGCGACTTCAAGGGTTTAGCTTCGACCCATTTGGTAAAATAGCAAGTGGCGATAATCACAAAAGCATGACCGTCTGACGAGCCAGGGTATATCTTCCCTATTAGGTCGACTGCCCATCCTCTGAATGGCCATGGCTTGATAATGGAGTGCAGGTCTTCGGCCGGGACGTGCTGTATCGGGCCAAATTTTTGACAGGCTTCACAACCTTTGGCATATCTTACGCAGTCCTGTTCCATTTTCAGCCAGTAAAAACCGTATTTATGGATCAACCACCTCATTCTGGGACCCGCTTGGTGAGCGCCAGCTATTCCTTCGTGTACCTCGGCCATTGCAAGCATAGCTTCTTTTGGACCGATGCACCTCAAGAGTAGCCCTTCGAAGCCCTTCTTATATAGTTCGCCGGCTAACACAACGTAATTCAGGGCCAACGTTCTCAACCTCCTATCCGTGGGATCTGGCTCTTCAAACCATTTCAGGAGCTCGAccctccaatcttgggtgacGTCCAGCTGGTAAACTGAGAATTGTCTTTCGTCGATCGTGATGCCCCCGGTATGGAGATTCGGCGCTTCCCTCTCTATAGCGTCGAACTGATGGTTTACCTTGTAACCACTACCGTGCTGAGCTAGGTCGTTTGCAACGCTGTTATCGGCCCTCTCTGTGTATTCTATCCTCGTATCCTGAAAGCCTTCGACCAAGTAtttcgccttgttgcaatatCTCACCAATAGCTCGGACTCGCATTTGAATTCTCCTGTCACTTGTTTAATGACTAGCAAAGAATCTCCTTTGACGTTGATCGCCTTTGCCCCAAGCTCGGCTAAAATCTCGAAACCGAATATtagggcctcatattctgcttgaTTGTTAGTACATTCGAACCGGAGTCTGAATGACAACTGGTAGGATGCTCCCAAGGGCGTGATGATGTGAACTCCggcgcctgccccctggcttgtCCTGGACCCGTCGAACCACATCTCCCATATGGCGATGTCGCAAAACGTGACCGTTTCTTCCCTGAGGGTAACTCCAGGGTGATCGGCCAAGAAATCTGCCAACACTTGTCATTTCACTGCTCTTTGGGGAACATACACTAATGTGAATTCGGACATCGCAATCGCCCATTTCCCAATCCGATTCCTTAAGTatggttttgataaaatatactTAATGATGTCGGTCTGGGATAACACGTACACTACGACTGGCAACATATAGTATCGCAGCTTACAACATGTGAAGTATAggcatagacacattttttctatgtcggtatagcgaatTTCTGTGTCCGTCAGTCCTCGACTTAAATAGTAGACTGCCCTTTCGACCCCatcgtcctcttgggcgagcatacaaCCTAGGGATTCGTGTGCAGCCGATAGATACAGCAATAATGGTTTGTTCGGCTTTGGGGGGGTCATAACCGGAGGTCTCGCCAAGTAACCCTTTAGATCATCAAACACCCTCTGTTGCTCGGCCGTCCATATCCACTCATCGGTCTCTTTTCCTCGTagcaaaacactccagctgcGAAGTCGGCCTGCCGTGTTCGCTATGAATCGCCTAAGGAAATTaatttgaccgatgagcctctggagctgcttcttggtttttggtggttcagcattgatgatcgccttggctttgttcttCTCTATctctactccccgctggtgaaccaaaaaacccaagaagtttccagccgaaacACCGAACGCGCATTTCAGAGGGTTCATCTTCAACCCATTACATCGGATTCGTTCAAAACCTTTCCGAAGGTCGACCAAATGGACTTCACTGGTATTTGATTTGATCACGACGTCGTCAATGTAAACTTCAAGACAGTCGAGGCCTCTGAACATCTTGTTCAtcgccctctgatatgttgccccCGCGTTTTTTAAGCCGAAAGGCATTACGACCCATTCGTACGCTCCGATCGGCCCTGGGCATCGAAAGGCTGTTTTGGAGATGTCCTCTTTGCTGATTGGAACTTGGTTATACCCAGAGTGTGCGTCGAGAAAACTGAGTATCGTGTGTCCTGCTGCCCTGTCTATTAGCATGTCGGCTACCGGCATAGGATATTCGTCCTTGGGTGTGGCCAGGTTGAGGTTCCAAAAATCTACGCATACTCTGAGCTTTCCATTTTTCTTCATCACCGGTACGATGTTGgagagccattcggtgtacTGGGCTTCCCGAATAAACTTGGCATCTTCCAGCCGCTTAATTTCATCCTGGATGAGAGTATCTACTTCCCTGGACATTCGCCGGGGAGGttgccgaaatggccgaaaCCCACTTTTCAATGGAAGCTTATGCTCGGCGATATCAGGGTCAAGGCCCGGCATCTCGTCATACGACCAGGCAAAACAGTTGCGGAACTCCATGAGCAGAGCGACCAGTTGTTCTCTGAATCCCTCGTCCAGTCCTGCGTTGATATATATCGGCTTCGGCGAATCATCTGTCCCCAGATTCACCTCGAAGAGGTCGTCTTGTACTTGGGCGGGATCATCTTCCAACTTCCCGGTTGCTAATCGTATATCTCCAACTTGCAACGATCCTGTTGGGTCTTGATCTTGATCTTCGtagatgcattcggccgatgCAATGTCATACAGCGAGGCTAACTGCCTAATCTTCTCCCTCAATTCTTTATGTCGCACTATCATTGAAGATTTttgaggatggtggatcggcctttgccccctAGGGTCACTGATACCGGCCGATCCGAGTTAACAAGCAAGCGAGGGACGCTCGTCTCTCCTCTCGAactaagggattgtatgttgcgcaCCTCTTCATTGTACAAACGTGCTTCAAGCACGTTATGGTCTTCGCCGAAGGGGTTGGGGTCACCCTGCACAACTTCGGCCTCGCCGTCATCTCGCCATATGAAGAGCATTTGATGCATGGTTGATGGTATACACatgttggagtgtatccaatctcGGCCGAGTAAAatgttgtagttgctccgggcattgaccacgaaaaacccttcttcggtttcCACTCGCCCTACCTTGATTCGGAGGGTGATGTACCCCTCGACCGGCGTTTCGCCCCCTGCGAAGTCAGTCATGTAAACATCGGTCGGGTCAAGCTGATCCCGCGTTATGCCCAGTTTTTTGAGCATTTTCGCCGGTAGTATGTTGACGCCAGCCCCGTTATCGATGAGGACCCTGTTAATCGATACCCCGTTCAAATCGGCCTTGATGTACAGTGGCCGAATGTGCCTAGTCATCCTTGTTGGAGGTTTGCTAAGAGATACTACCGCGGTACTGTCGGCGCTATCTCCTTCCGGCACGATTACATCGCCTTCCAACGTCGCCTTCTGCCCCGGTTTACTTCTGTATGAGTTGGGGAGTGTGACCACCTTTACTCAGTATTCGTCCCTCACCACCGGGACCCAAGCTTTCAACACTCCCTTCTTGTGCGAGACAACGACCTCGCGGTCTTTGGGCAATCTTGCTTTAAGCTGGCCACCCTGGTGCGATACGAGTACGTCCTTGTAGGACGATCGGCCGCTGGAATCTTCGTCATCATTGTGAACTACTGCCGTGACGGCCACATCGCCCACTTGTTTCTCTCCCTTTGGGACCCATACCTTCCTTACCTTGGCATTTCGCCTATCAGGTGATTTGGTATCCATATCGGCCTGGTTCCTTGCCCCCAATCTCTCGACTATTGGCCTATTTCCGTGCTGCTCTCTGGGAGCCGCTTCTGCCCCGTGATTCGCCCGCGACTCTTGTCGCAGTCTTTGCATTCTcctcttctgggttttcgtcatacgaggggtctcctatGCTGGCCGAAATATCCTCTTGAATACGTTAGTGGTAGGCCTCCGCTGTGGctcatgcctctgccactgCTCTGTGGGCGATTTCggtttaaaggtcttgggatgcttcctcgtgtTCTCGCCTCCCTTGACCTTAAAACACGTACTGCATGATGGGCAAGTCATATCTGCAGTGGG is part of the Mercurialis annua linkage group LG3, ddMerAnnu1.2, whole genome shotgun sequence genome and encodes:
- the LOC126672563 gene encoding uncharacterized protein LOC126672563, which encodes MWFDGSRTSQGAGAGVHIITPLGASYQLSFRLRFECTNNQAEYEALIFGFEILAELGAKAINVKGDSLLVIKQVTGEFKCESELLVRYCNKAKYLVEGFQDTRIEYTERADNSVANDLAQHGSGYKVNHQFDAIEREAPNLHTGGITIDERQFSVYQLDVTQDWRVELLKWFEEPDPTDRRLRTLALNYVVLAGELYKKGFEGLLLRCIGPKEAMLAMAEVHEGIAGAHQAGPRMRWLIHKYGFYWLKMEQDCVRYAKGCEACQKFGPIQHVPAEDLHSIIKPWPFRGWAVDLIGKIYPGSSDGHAFVIIATCYFTKWVEAKPLKSPTQEAVIKFFKEYIVHRHGLPESITTDQGTMFTGGDISW